AACTATTCAAATCATTTGGTTTTTCCATATTAAGTGTCCAAAATCCAGCTATAGATATACCTGTCCATTTTAAATTATGGAAATGCTCGCTTAATTCTAACGAATCATATAGAGATTGTTTTCCGTATAATTTTAAAAAGAATGCAAGATTACCACCAATTAAAAAGTTATCTAAGTTCGTCAATTCTTTTTTATCTCGTAAAATTTTAACTATATAAATATTGTAAAAAAGAGAGAATAAATAATCTTTATTTAGATTGACTTTAGAACTAATAATATTTGTAGTATCTAAGAACGCTTGAATTACTGATTTTACTTCTCTAAGGTTACTATTATTATTTGAAGCCCATACTTTTTCAAAATCTAATACCAAATCACTAATTACATGTGATATTAATTCTTTATCATCTGCATTTGAAAATATTTGATTATCAAATTCACTATTAAATATACTGTTAATTGAATTTCTAGTGATAGTCTGGTTAAAAGTAATACAATCTAATTTCCCTCTAAAAACTTTATCTACAAAACTATAGCCTAATATATCAACATTACATATAATAATCACCTTAATTTTATAATTCTCTATTAGTTCATTAATCAATCCTGTTGCCACATTGTATTTCTGTAAATTATCAGTAATAGATATCACATTATTATTTTCATCATATTTTTTAAATGCTTTTTCTATTTTTCGGAATTCATCATTTATTTCCTTGAAATCCCGTATTTTACTACTACTCTGTAACATGAAACTATTTTTTTGATATGATTCCTGCATGCTTCCAGTTGGATCTATACCTAAAGAAGTGATTCTTTCGAAGTCATCAAATATAAAAATAGAACCTTTAGGTATGCTATTTAAACTATAAGAACCTTTTAACATACTAAAAAGTGGTTTACCGATTACTGGAACGTGTTGAATCCAATTAAACAAAGAAGTATCATTTATCTCAATTTGATTTTTTATTTCGTCTAATATTAATTTTCTTGAATCAAGACCAAAGCAAGAAATACGATATATAGGCTTATTTGAAAATTTATAATATTTATCAAAAAAATCTGTAACTATATGAGTTTTTCCGCTGCCCCATTCACCTGTCACTAAGTATCCTTTTCCATTGGGTTTATCATCAATGTATTTATATAAGCTATCCTCAAAATTATTTAACTCATATCTCTGTGGATTTTTAAAGTAATTTCTAATATGCAAATAAAGATTAATTCCTAGGAAAGATAAAATGCAAAGTACTAAACCAAATAATGCATATTTTCTCAGGAAAAAATATAAATGTTTAATTTGTATAAGATCAAAATCTATTAGATCAAAACCTTGAACAAAAATTAACATCTCTTTTATCAGATTTTTAATTATTGTGATGTTAAATAATAATATAAATACTAATAGAATTACGAAAGCTTTTTTTAAAAATTCTTTCGTTTTATTACAATGACGATTCAAAGATATTCCCCCAATATATTTTGATAGAATGTGTCCTCTTAGCGTTAAAGAAAGTACCTTTAGTAGTAAAGGTACTTTCTTTAATTATAAATACCATTTATATATTATACTATTAGAAATGCCTCATTTCCTAATTCCTTAAGTATTTTTGCAAAGAGATGGTTAGTCTACTTAGATAGCAAATTCTCTGTTTCTAGCAATCGAGAGAGCCTACTTATAAACTCCGTAGTATATAGGATTTTCGTATTTTCTAATTCATCCGGCTTAAATAGCTTTTCATGGTACATCGCCATACCTAACCACTGACGTATAATACGTTGAGCATCTCTTGCTTCTGTTATATCAAATCTAGATACAACAAAAGTTAGTTTGATCCATGTAAGCTTTGCAGAATCATTAGAATAATTTGAAGGGAAAAAGAAAAAACTCTGCTGCGTAACTTTCTGTCGTTCCTTCATCCAATGAAATATCTCCTGCTTCCCTAAATGAACATCAATTTCCACGAAAAACACAGGGAATGGAGACGGCGTTTTTTCTTCATTTATTGTACAATCAGCTTTCTCATTTTTTCTTGTTCATTTTTCTTTTTATTCCCGAAAAACTTATTGAATAATCCCACAGTATAATCGCTTTTCTTTATATTAAAGTATTAAACTTAATACTGTCCCGTTTTTCGTTCCGTTTCACAGAACATTAATTCTATCGTAAGGAGTAATTTTGTTTTTTTAGACAAGCAGGTCGATGAAGTTATTAATAAGCTTATAAGAGCTCATACAAATGTTGTGATAAATGAGGACATATGTTGTACAAAAAATAGATACAAGCAAAAACATTGCTCGTATCTATTTTTTAAATCTTTCTGGTACAAAAACTATTGTGAGGCAAAATTAATTGAACTAGAACTTGAGCATGATATAGATGCAATTGTTCATCCAAAATTTAAACGACTGTATTTTGATAATAACGAAATTACAGTAAGTGTGTATATTGAATTCAATCTTTTAGACGATTCTATTGTCGCTACTCAATAAGATATTCTCTAAGACAGAGGTATAATATGAAGGATATTTTATTAATTGCTTACGAAAATCTTTTTCGTAACTTTGAATTAACGATTTTAACTTTCTCTTATTTGTAGGTGGAGATTGATCTCTTAAAACTCCGCTCAAATCTCTTGAAATGATCCGATCGACAAAACCTAATTCGTAAAATAGTATATTTAAAGAGTTAGGTACACCATATTTCATACGCTTTTGTAATCTCTTAAGATTTTCAACTAAATATATATTTTGATCAGTAATTAAAGACTCAACTAATTCCGCGACCGCTCCAATTAGAAGCATACCTTCATATGAAAGTGCATTGTCACAAATTTCTACAATATGATCTATTTTATATTCTCTACGCTGTTTTTTTGTTTTCATCCTAATATCCTTATCTTTAAGAATATCTAATAGTATAAAATAAGCCTTTCCATGAATCCATGCGATAGCGACTTCTCTTAAAATTTCAGGCTCCTCGCATTTATTAAATGTTTTATTTTTAATATTCGATGCTAAAAGCGGCCATAAAACATTCAAAAGCTCCTCATAGCTTTCACACTTCACAAGTTCATCTAAATGCATTTTAGTCCATTCTTCAATCTTTATAGCAGTTTCCACACCATATAGAAGTTTCCCATACGATTTCTTTTTTGAGTCTTCTGGAATATTATTTGAGATATTGTTAGCTAGCATTTGAAATAAGATAACAATTTGTTCTTTTATATGATCATCAGCTAGTGAATAAGCCAAAGTCTCTTTAGCAAGTGAGCTTACCCAGTTTTCTCCTGCTTCATTAGTTGCATATTCCCAATTGGCCATCAAATAACTTTCAATAGATGAGAGTACATTAATTTTTGATTCGACTTGTTGATTCAGTCCATCAATTGAAAATCCCTCGTTGGCAAATGCTTTCGCTATTTTTTCCAATCCCACGTAAGCTTTATCAGAGTCTTCGAAATAAATTTCAAATAGTTTTATGTAATTAATATTATGTGTATTCTTCTTATCATCGCTACATAAGGGATCAAATATCTTTAACAATGAACTCTCAACTGGTTCTGAGTTATTTGGATCTAATAAGCTTTTTACTTGTCGCCAACGCCATTTATTATTATAACTGTTACGTTTATCATAGATATTAGGGTCTGCGAATATAACACTACCTTCTGTATGCATACCAGAACGACCGACGCGACCAATCAAATTCTGAAAATCACGAACTTTAATTTTTTCAGATCCTTGATAAATACTCGTTACAATAAGATACCTAATAGGTAAATTAACACCTTGTGCTAGTGTAGATGTACAAATGACGAACTTTGCTAAGCCTTCTTTAATTGAGTGTTCCACAGCATGACGGATACCAGAAGGTATATTTCCATGATGTGTTAAAATCCCTAGTTCCGCACCTTTAGTGACAGAAGCTTGTGAACCAAGATGTAAGCAATAAAGGCTATACAGTTTCCTTAATTCATTTTTTTTCGATAATTCAAACGGAGTTATTAAAGTTAATCCTCGTTCATATGCCTCCACTACCTTGTCGCAAAGACTAGATACATTATCTTTCTTTCCACAAAATATTGCCACACTTCCATTTGAAGTTAGCTTTAAACCTAAAAATAAAGAGACAGTGCTGCTATCGTTTTTAATCGGAAAGAAACGTTCGGTTGTTTCTCTTCCTTTCAATTGCAGTTTTTGTTGCTCTATTATTCTGGGTACATAAAAATCTAATTCATCAGGATTTTCTTCATTCAGAAATTGAAGTTTTCCAAGACGATCCATCCAACTTGTAAGTGCTACAGTTCGATATGTAGGAGAAAGATTAACTCCTGAAACAACTTTATTTTCAGGGCCATTAAGCCAAGAACCAACCACTTCTGCATTATTGATTACAGCGGATATTAATACTTTTTGTACCCCTTCAGGAACCATCCCTTTTAAAGCCGTAAGGAGTAATTCATAATTGATTCCTCGCGTATTACTATCAAATTGATGTCCTTCATCGTATATTAATAACCCAATTTCCGTTGCCAATTCTGGACATTGGCGCAGCATGTAAATAAGTTTTTCTGGAGTAACAACTAAGATGAAATCATCTCTAAGTATTGATTTCAGTTCAAAATCCATTTGAAGCACATCTGATAATTCATCTATATTAATAGAATCACTTTGGAACGACTTACTCAGACTCATACTTATTTCATGACATAATGCCCTAAATGGAGCCACGATTACAGCTAAAGAGGTTCTATTTGATAGAAAAGCACTACGTATTATTACTTCCGTCGCCTTGGTTTTACCAGCACTAGTTGGTAATTGAATTACAGCGGATTCCCCTTTAAAAACACCAGTTTCTCCCAAAAGGTGTTGTGCTGGCCAAAATTCTTGAATAAAATTTTTATTTTGTAAAATGGATTCCCAATTCCCAACACTTATACCAGAATATTTAGGCAAACATTTTCTACTAGAGTTTTCAATTCTTTTTCTTATTACCGCACCAATTACATCAGC
The Bacillus thuringiensis DNA segment above includes these coding regions:
- a CDS encoding DEAD/DEAH box helicase; amino-acid sequence: MKPERQSKKLLSATRSKAKMNEYNVEEVDHIKLTKDPATLFTLAIGLLGDLSAYINSENPDEHYLKELRDNLKFSAHFFDAYLHTNLMADLDEYVLLLGSASYYLCDLPGSSLVLVKRIEMNKLNLECSDLDTLLARLLIGNFTPCYVEESGTYAMNIIDISINLSIFYETGGNEQHIYKLISDLRGEAYKFGSPRELLFADVIGAVIRKRIENSSRKCLPKYSGISVGNWESILQNKNFIQEFWPAQHLLGETGVFKGESAVIQLPTSAGKTKATEVIIRSAFLSNRTSLAVIVAPFRALCHEISMSLSKSFQSDSINIDELSDVLQMDFELKSILRDDFILVVTPEKLIYMLRQCPELATEIGLLIYDEGHQFDSNTRGINYELLLTALKGMVPEGVQKVLISAVINNAEVVGSWLNGPENKVVSGVNLSPTYRTVALTSWMDRLGKLQFLNEENPDELDFYVPRIIEQQKLQLKGRETTERFFPIKNDSSTVSLFLGLKLTSNGSVAIFCGKKDNVSSLCDKVVEAYERGLTLITPFELSKKNELRKLYSLYCLHLGSQASVTKGAELGILTHHGNIPSGIRHAVEHSIKEGLAKFVICTSTLAQGVNLPIRYLIVTSIYQGSEKIKVRDFQNLIGRVGRSGMHTEGSVIFADPNIYDKRNSYNNKWRWRQVKSLLDPNNSEPVESSLLKIFDPLCSDDKKNTHNINYIKLFEIYFEDSDKAYVGLEKIAKAFANEGFSIDGLNQQVESKINVLSSIESYLMANWEYATNEAGENWVSSLAKETLAYSLADDHIKEQIVILFQMLANNISNNIPEDSKKKSYGKLLYGVETAIKIEEWTKMHLDELVKCESYEELLNVLWPLLASNIKNKTFNKCEEPEILREVAIAWIHGKAYFILLDILKDKDIRMKTKKQRREYKIDHIVEICDNALSYEGMLLIGAVAELVESLITDQNIYLVENLKRLQKRMKYGVPNSLNILFYELGFVDRIISRDLSGVLRDQSPPTNKRKLKSLIQSYEKDFRKQLIKYPSYYTSVLENILLSSDNRIV
- a CDS encoding P-loop NTPase fold protein — encoded protein: MNRHCNKTKEFLKKAFVILLVFILLFNITIIKNLIKEMLIFVQGFDLIDFDLIQIKHLYFFLRKYALFGLVLCILSFLGINLYLHIRNYFKNPQRYELNNFEDSLYKYIDDKPNGKGYLVTGEWGSGKTHIVTDFFDKYYKFSNKPIYRISCFGLDSRKLILDEIKNQIEINDTSLFNWIQHVPVIGKPLFSMLKGSYSLNSIPKGSIFIFDDFERITSLGIDPTGSMQESYQKNSFMLQSSSKIRDFKEINDEFRKIEKAFKKYDENNNVISITDNLQKYNVATGLINELIENYKIKVIIICNVDILGYSFVDKVFRGKLDCITFNQTITRNSINSIFNSEFDNQIFSNADDKELISHVISDLVLDFEKVWASNNNSNLREVKSVIQAFLDTTNIISSKVNLNKDYLFSLFYNIYIVKILRDKKELTNLDNFLIGGNLAFFLKLYGKQSLYDSLELSEHFHNLKWTGISIAGFWTLNMEKPNDLNSSERFYMDYEYNDLEKALLQPDLYFDNGNWIEGKVLLEHLIYSIKSESKSYPEEPTNNMDKLNTYIKENIKFIINYNQASEQSIEKKVYNFLVRMHSYMGYSYTPPVLEKWWAVIYEYSKVEFIPEEKDLYLIESYNQFVKNNKLREAELL